In Oryza glaberrima chromosome 8, OglaRS2, whole genome shotgun sequence, the following are encoded in one genomic region:
- the LOC127782363 gene encoding ubiquitin-like domain-containing protein CIP73 isoform X3: MESSSSDVQMSHCAEDLNSESTIEIKIKTLDSQTYNLRVNKRVPVPLLKEKIATVTGILSEQQRLICRGRVLKDDELLSAYHVEDGHTLHLVVRQPGQSATSGNAGNEGTTSNPARRRGPTMTRSIVLEAINVGQGSELSVAQLLQSLLRAPSNTQVSSGPAPSDARPSEGAQSSTQNGVRAVLDQMPVPPLFQSETSVGLSEPNVIPDSLTTISQYINFLRDSFRREGFLENGQTLNNADHGTAGSAHGGGTQNHESQPDSASAHGLPTAALLAETMHSTRQLLVEHAGALLSQLPNQLGDIVNVTDATTRRNLQNSVVRYGVLIQYLGSLLLELGRTTMMLRINPATSEAVVNSGPALFISPSGPNPLMVQPAPFVPGTGSVQVGPIFSSLTSHRSVLHPRDIDIHVRTSGSVSLTGTNPPERVEEHQTQDRTDRSANASPANSSEAFAGVTAGAPFSVESGVRLVPHRTVVAVPAGISHPPSMSSSGVGIIYPLFARIQQRAYTNAQVAHSANQIPNPQTSQYHEAGTLGSPVDINAENGTQTSPGEQNGQGPFSQLMDSIPWIASLFSGENSRVNGTNQHAPASAEQVDGRNHGAPEVSGVSDEGLRFASLVRQIMPFISQVESHHQSASAVSSSTPSQAAHGNLNTARAGPSHSRSSHQHNRDPVDGPNSKRQRTSE; this comes from the exons ATGGAGAGTAGTTCTTCAGATGTTCAAATGTCACATTGTGCTGAGGACTTGAATAGTGAGAGTACAATCGAGATCAAAATAAAGACATTGGATTCTCAAACATACAATTTGCGTGTCAATAAACGC GTGCCAGTGCCTCTGCTAAAGGAAAAAATTGCCACTGTAACTGGAATATTGTCTGAGCAACAACGTCTGATTTGCCGTGGGAGAGTTCTAAAGGATGATGAACTCCTCTCTGCGTATC ACGTGGAAGATGGCCATACATTGCATCTCGTGGTTAGACAACCAGGACAATCCGCTACATCAGGAAATGCTGGAAATGAAG GTACCACATCAAATCCCGCTCGTCGTCGTGGTCCCACTATGACTCGCAGTATTGTACTTGAGGCTATTAATGTGGGTCAGGGGAGTGAACTCAGTGTTGCACAG TTGCTCCAAAGCCTGCTTCGAGCTCCTAGTAACACACAAGTTTCG AGTGGACCAGCACCTTCTGATGCCAGACCTTCAGAAGGTGCACAATCTTCAACGCAAAATGGTGTCAGGGCTGTACTTGATCAAATGCCGGTTCCTCCACTTTTCCAGTCTGAAACGTCAGTTGGGTTATCAGAACCAAAC GTCATTCCTGATTCGTTGACCACAATTTCTCAGTACATTAACTTTTTGAGAGACTCCTTTAGAAGGGAAGGCTTCCTCGAAAATG GACAAACTCTGAATAATGCTGACCATGGAACTGCAGGAAGTGCCCATGGAGGTGGTACTCAAAATCATGAAAGCCAGCCTGATTCAGCTTCGGCGCATGGGCTTCCTACTGCAGCATTGCTTGCTGAAACTATGCACTCTACTAGACAACTTCTTGTTGAGCATGCTGGAGCATTGCTATCT CAATTACCAAACCAGCTAGGAGATATTGTGAATGTAACTGATGCTACAACACGGAGGAACCTTCAAAACAGTGTAGTCAGATATGGAGTTCTCATCCAATACCTTGGTTCATTACTTCTAGAACTTGGCCGCACGACAATGATGCTGCGTATAAATCCTGCAACT TCAGAAGCGGTTGTCAATTCTGGACCAGCTCTTTTTATCTCTCCATCTGGACCAAATCCTCTTATGGTTCAA CCTGCTCCTTTTGTTCCAGGAACAGGATCTGTTCAAGTGGGCCCAATATTTTCTAGTCTTACTTCACATCGCTCTGTTCTGCACCCAAGAGATATTGACATCCATGTCCGCACGA GTGGGTCTGTGTCTTTAACTGGTACTAACCCACCTGAGCGGGTTGAGGAACATCAAACACAAGATCGTACAGATAGAAGTGCAAATGCTTCACCTGCAAACAGTAGTGAAGCATTTGCAGGGGTTACAGCCGGTGCTCCATTTTCTGTTGAATCTGGAGTTAGGCTGGTGCCGCATAGAACAGTGGTTGCTGTGCCTGCTGGCATCAGTCATCCTCCTTCAATGTCTTCTAGTGGAGTTGGTATTATCTACCCACTGTTTGCCAGAATTCAACAAAGAGCATACACTAACGCTCAAGTTGCCCATAGTGCTAATCAGATACCGAATCCACAGACATCTCAGTATCATGAAGCAG GTACTCTAGGATCTCCTGTTGATATCAATGCGGAAAACGGCACTCAGACTTCCCCTGGGGAGCAGAATGGCCAGGGGCCTTTTTCTCAGTTGATGGATAGTATCCCTTGGATTGCATCACTCTTTTCTGGGGAAAATTCTCGAGTAAATGGCACAAATCAGCATGCACCGGCTTCTGCTGAGCAGGTAGATGGTAGAAATCATGGAGCACCAGAAGTGTCAGGAGTCAGTGATGAGGGTCTACGGTTCGCTAGCTTAGTTCGCCAAATTATGCCATTTATTTCCCAAGTTGAGTCACATCATCAAAGTGCCTCAGCAGTCAGTAGCAGCACCCCTTCACAG GCTGCACATGGGAACTTGAATACTGCAAGAGCTGGTCCAAGTCATTCCAGGAGTTCACATCAACATAACCGTGATCCAGTTGATGGACCTAATTCTAAAAGGCAAAG AACAAGTGAGTGA
- the LOC127782363 gene encoding ubiquitin-like domain-containing protein CIP73 isoform X1 codes for MESSSSDVQMSHCAEDLNSESTIEIKIKTLDSQTYNLRVNKRVPVPLLKEKIATVTGILSEQQRLICRGRVLKDDELLSAYHVEDGHTLHLVVRQPGQSATSGNAGNEGTTSNPARRRGPTMTRSIVLEAINVGQGSELSVAQLLQSLLRAPSNTQVSSGPAPSDARPSEGAQSSTQNGVRAVLDQMPVPPLFQSETSVGLSEPNVIPDSLTTISQYINFLRDSFRREGFLENGSAHGGGTQNHESQPDSASAHGLPTAALLAETMHSTRQLLVEHAGALLSQLPNQLGDIVNVTDATTRRNLQNSVVRYGVLIQYLGSLLLELGRTTMMLRINPATSEAVVNSGPALFISPSGPNPLMVQPAPFVPGTGSVQVGPIFSSLTSHRSVLHPRDIDIHVRTSGSVSLTGTNPPERVEEHQTQDRTDRSANASPANSSEAFAGVTAGAPFSVESGVRLVPHRTVVAVPAGISHPPSMSSSGVGIIYPLFARIQQRAYTNAQVAHSANQIPNPQTSQYHEAGTLGSPVDINAENGTQTSPGEQNGQGPFSQLMDSIPWIASLFSGENSRVNGTNQHAPASAEQVDGRNHGAPEVSGVSDEGLRFASLVRQIMPFISQVESHHQSASAVSSSTPSQAAHGNLNTARAGPSHSRSSHQHNRDPVDGPNSKRQRTSE; via the exons ATGGAGAGTAGTTCTTCAGATGTTCAAATGTCACATTGTGCTGAGGACTTGAATAGTGAGAGTACAATCGAGATCAAAATAAAGACATTGGATTCTCAAACATACAATTTGCGTGTCAATAAACGC GTGCCAGTGCCTCTGCTAAAGGAAAAAATTGCCACTGTAACTGGAATATTGTCTGAGCAACAACGTCTGATTTGCCGTGGGAGAGTTCTAAAGGATGATGAACTCCTCTCTGCGTATC ACGTGGAAGATGGCCATACATTGCATCTCGTGGTTAGACAACCAGGACAATCCGCTACATCAGGAAATGCTGGAAATGAAG GTACCACATCAAATCCCGCTCGTCGTCGTGGTCCCACTATGACTCGCAGTATTGTACTTGAGGCTATTAATGTGGGTCAGGGGAGTGAACTCAGTGTTGCACAG TTGCTCCAAAGCCTGCTTCGAGCTCCTAGTAACACACAAGTTTCG AGTGGACCAGCACCTTCTGATGCCAGACCTTCAGAAGGTGCACAATCTTCAACGCAAAATGGTGTCAGGGCTGTACTTGATCAAATGCCGGTTCCTCCACTTTTCCAGTCTGAAACGTCAGTTGGGTTATCAGAACCAAAC GTCATTCCTGATTCGTTGACCACAATTTCTCAGTACATTAACTTTTTGAGAGACTCCTTTAGAAGGGAAGGCTTCCTCGAAAATG GAAGTGCCCATGGAGGTGGTACTCAAAATCATGAAAGCCAGCCTGATTCAGCTTCGGCGCATGGGCTTCCTACTGCAGCATTGCTTGCTGAAACTATGCACTCTACTAGACAACTTCTTGTTGAGCATGCTGGAGCATTGCTATCT CAATTACCAAACCAGCTAGGAGATATTGTGAATGTAACTGATGCTACAACACGGAGGAACCTTCAAAACAGTGTAGTCAGATATGGAGTTCTCATCCAATACCTTGGTTCATTACTTCTAGAACTTGGCCGCACGACAATGATGCTGCGTATAAATCCTGCAACT TCAGAAGCGGTTGTCAATTCTGGACCAGCTCTTTTTATCTCTCCATCTGGACCAAATCCTCTTATGGTTCAA CCTGCTCCTTTTGTTCCAGGAACAGGATCTGTTCAAGTGGGCCCAATATTTTCTAGTCTTACTTCACATCGCTCTGTTCTGCACCCAAGAGATATTGACATCCATGTCCGCACGA GTGGGTCTGTGTCTTTAACTGGTACTAACCCACCTGAGCGGGTTGAGGAACATCAAACACAAGATCGTACAGATAGAAGTGCAAATGCTTCACCTGCAAACAGTAGTGAAGCATTTGCAGGGGTTACAGCCGGTGCTCCATTTTCTGTTGAATCTGGAGTTAGGCTGGTGCCGCATAGAACAGTGGTTGCTGTGCCTGCTGGCATCAGTCATCCTCCTTCAATGTCTTCTAGTGGAGTTGGTATTATCTACCCACTGTTTGCCAGAATTCAACAAAGAGCATACACTAACGCTCAAGTTGCCCATAGTGCTAATCAGATACCGAATCCACAGACATCTCAGTATCATGAAGCAG GTACTCTAGGATCTCCTGTTGATATCAATGCGGAAAACGGCACTCAGACTTCCCCTGGGGAGCAGAATGGCCAGGGGCCTTTTTCTCAGTTGATGGATAGTATCCCTTGGATTGCATCACTCTTTTCTGGGGAAAATTCTCGAGTAAATGGCACAAATCAGCATGCACCGGCTTCTGCTGAGCAGGTAGATGGTAGAAATCATGGAGCACCAGAAGTGTCAGGAGTCAGTGATGAGGGTCTACGGTTCGCTAGCTTAGTTCGCCAAATTATGCCATTTATTTCCCAAGTTGAGTCACATCATCAAAGTGCCTCAGCAGTCAGTAGCAGCACCCCTTCACAG GCTGCACATGGGAACTTGAATACTGCAAGAGCTGGTCCAAGTCATTCCAGGAGTTCACATCAACATAACCGTGATCCAGTTGATGGACCTAATTCTAAAAGGCAAAG AACAAGTGAGTGA
- the LOC127782363 gene encoding ubiquitin-like domain-containing protein CIP73 isoform X2, protein MESSSSDVQMSHCAEDLNSESTIEIKIKTLDSQTYNLRVNKRVPVPLLKEKIATVTGILSEQQRLICRGRVLKDDELLSAYHVEDGHTLHLVVRQPGQSATSGNAGNEGTTSNPARRRGPTMTRSIVLEAINVGQGSELSVAQLLQSLLRAPSNTQVSSGPAPSDARPSEGAQSSTQNGVRAVLDQMPVPPLFQSETSVGLSEPNVIPDSLTTISQYINFLRDSFRREGFLENGQTLNNADHGTAGSAHGGGTQNHESQPDSASAHGLPTAALLAETMHSTRQLLVEHAGALLSQLPNQLGDIVNVTDATTRRNLQNSVVRYGVLIQYLGSLLLELGRTTMMLRINPATSEAVVNSGPALFISPSGPNPLMVQPAPFVPGTGSVQVGPIFSSLTSHRSVLHPRDIDIHVRTSTLGSPVDINAENGTQTSPGEQNGQGPFSQLMDSIPWIASLFSGENSRVNGTNQHAPASAEQVDGRNHGAPEVSGVSDEGLRFASLVRQIMPFISQVESHHQSASAVSSSTPSQAAHGNLNTARAGPSHSRSSHQHNRDPVDGPNSKRQRTSE, encoded by the exons ATGGAGAGTAGTTCTTCAGATGTTCAAATGTCACATTGTGCTGAGGACTTGAATAGTGAGAGTACAATCGAGATCAAAATAAAGACATTGGATTCTCAAACATACAATTTGCGTGTCAATAAACGC GTGCCAGTGCCTCTGCTAAAGGAAAAAATTGCCACTGTAACTGGAATATTGTCTGAGCAACAACGTCTGATTTGCCGTGGGAGAGTTCTAAAGGATGATGAACTCCTCTCTGCGTATC ACGTGGAAGATGGCCATACATTGCATCTCGTGGTTAGACAACCAGGACAATCCGCTACATCAGGAAATGCTGGAAATGAAG GTACCACATCAAATCCCGCTCGTCGTCGTGGTCCCACTATGACTCGCAGTATTGTACTTGAGGCTATTAATGTGGGTCAGGGGAGTGAACTCAGTGTTGCACAG TTGCTCCAAAGCCTGCTTCGAGCTCCTAGTAACACACAAGTTTCG AGTGGACCAGCACCTTCTGATGCCAGACCTTCAGAAGGTGCACAATCTTCAACGCAAAATGGTGTCAGGGCTGTACTTGATCAAATGCCGGTTCCTCCACTTTTCCAGTCTGAAACGTCAGTTGGGTTATCAGAACCAAAC GTCATTCCTGATTCGTTGACCACAATTTCTCAGTACATTAACTTTTTGAGAGACTCCTTTAGAAGGGAAGGCTTCCTCGAAAATG GACAAACTCTGAATAATGCTGACCATGGAACTGCAGGAAGTGCCCATGGAGGTGGTACTCAAAATCATGAAAGCCAGCCTGATTCAGCTTCGGCGCATGGGCTTCCTACTGCAGCATTGCTTGCTGAAACTATGCACTCTACTAGACAACTTCTTGTTGAGCATGCTGGAGCATTGCTATCT CAATTACCAAACCAGCTAGGAGATATTGTGAATGTAACTGATGCTACAACACGGAGGAACCTTCAAAACAGTGTAGTCAGATATGGAGTTCTCATCCAATACCTTGGTTCATTACTTCTAGAACTTGGCCGCACGACAATGATGCTGCGTATAAATCCTGCAACT TCAGAAGCGGTTGTCAATTCTGGACCAGCTCTTTTTATCTCTCCATCTGGACCAAATCCTCTTATGGTTCAA CCTGCTCCTTTTGTTCCAGGAACAGGATCTGTTCAAGTGGGCCCAATATTTTCTAGTCTTACTTCACATCGCTCTGTTCTGCACCCAAGAGATATTGACATCCATGTCCGCACGA GTACTCTAGGATCTCCTGTTGATATCAATGCGGAAAACGGCACTCAGACTTCCCCTGGGGAGCAGAATGGCCAGGGGCCTTTTTCTCAGTTGATGGATAGTATCCCTTGGATTGCATCACTCTTTTCTGGGGAAAATTCTCGAGTAAATGGCACAAATCAGCATGCACCGGCTTCTGCTGAGCAGGTAGATGGTAGAAATCATGGAGCACCAGAAGTGTCAGGAGTCAGTGATGAGGGTCTACGGTTCGCTAGCTTAGTTCGCCAAATTATGCCATTTATTTCCCAAGTTGAGTCACATCATCAAAGTGCCTCAGCAGTCAGTAGCAGCACCCCTTCACAG GCTGCACATGGGAACTTGAATACTGCAAGAGCTGGTCCAAGTCATTCCAGGAGTTCACATCAACATAACCGTGATCCAGTTGATGGACCTAATTCTAAAAGGCAAAG AACAAGTGAGTGA